TGAGCGGGCTCCGAGCAGAAGAAGCCGGTCGGGCCGAAGACGGCCTGGACCTTCTCGTTGGCCACGTCGCCACCACGGACCACGTTGTACAGCGCCCGCTGCGCGTTCCAGCCCGACTCGATCCGCAGCGTGTCACCCAGCAGACCCGCACGACCCACCGAGAACGGCGCGATCGCGTTCGGGTCACCCTTGATCGCCGAGTCGTCGTGCTCCTGCACCTCGGCCACCGAACCCGCCAGCGTGACGTCCACACCACCGTTCATCGCCTTCAGCTGCGCCACGAAGAACGACCGCGTCCCCGAGCCACCCTGCGGGATCTTCGGCGCGATCACACCCGACTTCGTCGCGTCGATCTGGCTCCAGTTCGTGAACGTGCCGTTGTAGATCCCCACGATCTGCGCCGGCGTCAACGACGCCGGAGCGTTCGACGCCACCGTCTTCGACACCGCCATCGCCAGCTCGTCGACCGCGAACGGGATCTGCTGCAGACCGTCCGAGATCTCCCCCGCGTTCAGCGAGCTCGACGACCGCGCGAAGTCCACATCGACGTTGTTCGTCCCACCGTGCAGCAGGTTCTTGCCCGCACCCGAACCGTTCGGCCGCGTGATCGAGCCCGACGGCAGCGCGATCGTGCCACCACCCGTTGCCGCGAACGACGCCACCTTGAACGACGGCGCCGGCACCTGCGCGTTCCACCCGTTCGCCAACGACCACACCGCGTGCTGGCTCGTGTCCGAACCCACACCGATCAGGTCCGCAGCGACCGGCGTGAAGTCCGCGTCGTCCGGGTTGCCCGCGCTGACGGTGAAGTTGGTGGTGGGGTCCTGGGTCTGCTCACCGCAGACACCGCCGTTCGCGTCCGACGCGAGCTGGCCGAAGCCGGCCGCGCGGATGAGCGGCCGGGCCGACGCGGAGCAGAAGAAGCCGGTCGGGCCGAAGACGGCCTGGACCTTCTCGTTGGCCACGTCGCCACCACGGACCACGTTGTACAGCGCCCGCTGCGCGTTCCAGCCCGACTCGATCCGCAGCGTGTCACCCAGCAGACCCGCACGACCCACCGAGAACGGCGCGATCGCGTTCGGGTCACCCTTGATCGCCGAGTCGTCGTGCTCCTGCACCTCGGCCACCGAACCCGCCAGCGTGACGTCCACACCACCGTTCATCGCCTTCAGCTGCGCCACGAAGAACGACCGCGTCCCCGAGCCACCCTGTGGGATCTTCGGCGCGATCACACCCGACTTCGTCGCGTCGATCTGGCTCCAGTTCGTGAACGTGCCGTTGTAGATCCCCACGATCTGCGCCGGCGTCAACGACGCCGGAGCGTTCGACGCCACCGTCTTCGACACCGCCATCGCCAGCTCGTCGACCGCGAACGGGATCTGCTGCAGACCGTCCGAGATCTCCCCCGCGTTCAGCGAGCTCGACGACCGCGCGAAGTCCACATCGACGTTGTTCGTCCCACCGTGCAGCAGGTTCTTGCCCGCACCCGAACCGTTCGGCCGCGTGATCGAGCCCGACGGCAGCGCGATCGTGCCACCACCCGTTGCCGCGAACGACGCCACCTTGAACGACGGCGCCGGCACCTGCGCGTTCCACCCGTTCGCCAACGACCACACCGCGTGCTGGCTCGTGTCCGAACCCACACCGATCAGGTCCGCAGCGACCGGCGTGAAGTCCGTGTCGTCCGGGTCCGCGGCGTGCGCCGACGGGGCGCTGGCCGCGAGCAGTGCGCTGGTCACGAGCGCGCCGCTGAGCGCTCCCGCGACGGTTCTGCGTACAGACATCTTGTTCTCTTCCTCGGGTTGTTGGTGCTACCTGGATGGAGGTGATGCAGTGGTGCAGGTCGGTCAGATCAGGTTCGGGAACAGCCGCATCGCGGCGTCCGTCGTGAACCACGCCAGGGCGATCGCGACCGGTGCGGCGACCACCCACACCAGGCCGACCGACCACCGGAGGCGCGCCGCGATGACCCCGAGCGTCAGCGCGATGAGCAGGGCCAGACCGAGGCAGACGCTGGGCAGCGACTCGACGCCGCGGGCCATCGCCTCCTCGGACGGGGGTACGGCGGGCGAGTAGCCGCCCGGGGACGGGAAGCCCTTCGGGGCCTCGGCGTCGACGTACAGCGCCTTGCCGGGACGGAAGCCGGCGAGGCGGCCCGACCCCTCGGCGGAGACGAGCGTGACGCGCGCGGCCCCCTCGGGGCGCGCCCGGTTCGGGTCGCCGGCCCGGCGTACCGCCACGACCCTGAGGTCCAGCTCGCCCTGGCCGGTGGTGACCTCGATCCGGTCACCCGCCTCGAGCTCGGACAGGTCGGCGAAGGGAGCGCCGTAGGTCGCGGCGCGGCCGAACACCAGTGAGGTGCCGACCTGGCCCGGCAGAACGCTGTCGCGCTTGTGTCCCGGTCCCGCGAACAGGTCTCCAGGCGCCGTGCCCTCGACGACGACCTCCTCGAGGTCGAGCCTGGGGATCCGCAGGAGCGCCACCGGCGCGCCCGGCTCGGCGGTGCCGTCGACGGGCGCCGTCGCCCCCGCGAGCTGGACGCGGAACTCCTCGAAGAGCAGGTCCTGCGCCCGCGCGTGGGACACCTGGGCGAGCACCAGCAGGTGCAGCACGGCCCACAGGCAGACCAGCGCGACCATCGTCGAGATGCTCGACACCAGCGCCGGCGTGCCCTGCAGGGGCTGGCGCGGTGGCCGCGGCGGGCGCTCGGCGCGACGCGCGGGCTGCGGACGGCGCGGTGGCGCCGCGCCCGGCGGGGCGTCGTGGGCCGGGGGCGCTGCCGCGGCGGGCGGGACGGTCGGCGCGGTCATGGCGTCCCCGCGCGGCGTCCGACGAGCTGCGAGACCACGGAGCTGGCGATGGCGAGGCCACCGACCAGGAGGAGGACCGGCAGCAGGACGTTGCCCAGCGACGACGTCGTCTCCTCCGTCGTGGCAGCCGTGGGCGTCGTCCCGTCCGCCGTGGTCGGGGTCGCGCCGGGACCCGCCTTCGACGGCGTTCCCGCCGGCGGCGCGGCGGCGTCACCCGAGGCCGGCGGCGCGGCGTCCGACGGCGGCGGCACCTCCTCCGGGGTCGTCGTACCGGCGCCCTTCTGCGCCTCGATCGCGCTGGCCGTCTGCTGCGCGGCGCGCCACAGGGGTGCGGTGACGCCGGTCTTGCGGATCGGGAGGTAGCCGCCCGGCAGGTCGCCGTTGCCGCGGCCGCGGACCTGTCCCTCGGAGGTTGCGATCCTGATGAAGGACGCGACCTGGCGGGCCTGCGGGCGGGCGAGGCTCTCGAGCTTCGCGGTCGTGTAGACGACCATCGTCCCCGGGTAGGCGTCGCCGGCGGCCGTGACCGCCTCCTGGGTCACGGTGAACGGGCGATGGGCCCCCGAGCGGCGCATCAGGCCGACGGCCGCGGACAGGCTCCGGTCGGTCGGCGCGACGTACCGGCCCTTGCTGGTCAGCAGCGCGGCCGACCGCATCCCGAACCGGTCGGCGTCGCCGAGGCTGACCAGGCCCACCATGAACCGCGTCCCGTAGTTCTGCCGGTCCTTGCGGCCCAGCTTGTACGTCGACGTGGCGGTGTCGTAGTCGCAGCGGGTCTGCACGTAGGGCCACGCGTCGATGAGCGCGTCGGCGATCGTGCGCAGCGTCGAGACCGGCGACGCCAGCTGGGTGAAGTACACCGTCGGGTTCTGCTTGAGGCACTCGTTCTGCGTCTCGGGGATGTAGCTGTCGAGCAGCGGCCACTCGTCGCGCGGCAGGTCGAGCGACCGGTACGCCGGGTTGACCTTCATCCCCCACGGGTCCGGCGTCCCGGCCACGAAGGCCATCGCGTCCGCGTCCTGGGCGATGTAGGACGTCAGCTGGCGGATCAGGTCGGAGGAGACCGAGAGCGAGAGCAGGGTCGCACCGGCCTCCTGGACGTTGCGGCTGAGGCCGGGGTTGAGCCTCACGAACTCGGGGTCGTCCATGATCGCCATCGGGTTGTCGCCGATGCCGGGGTGGCCGCGGCCGAGGTCGGACCCGAGATAGCTCTGGGTGAGCAGCTTCGCGAGGAGGCGGGGGTTGAGCCGCAGCCGGTCGTACTCGCCGCCGTTGTCGGGCCGGTCGATCGTGTAGCCGATGCTGAACCCGCTGATGGCGGTGGGCGCGTAGCCGACGGGGTCGGCGCCCGCCTGCTGGTGCTCGGAGGACACGAATGCGGCCGGTCCGGCGCCGTTCTCCATGTTCTCCCAGCCCGCGTTGTCGGGCATCTGGCTGAGCGCGAAGTTGAAGCGGTCGTCGCGCAGGCAGTAGGCCGGCGCCCACTGCAGCGCGGCCTGGGCCATCAGCTCGGAGCCGAAGAACTTCGTGGGCGCACGCGGGTCGAGCACGTCGCAGACGCCGGCCGGGAGGCCGAAGGTGACGGGGATGCTGAACCGGTTGCGCCAGTTGGACGCCGACCACCACAGCGACGGCGAGACCGCCTGGTCGACGCCCTCCTCCGCGAAGTTGCTGGAGCCGGCGGCGAAGCGGCCCGCCTTCCGGCAGGCCCGGTCGGTGGAGGTCATCGGCGAGGAGGGCCGGTCGCAGCTGATGCCCAGGATCGGGACCACGACGATCGAGCAGGCCACCTCGTGCGAGCAGCCGAGGGACTCGTTCTCGACGGAGGAGCGCACCTCGAACTGCACGGATCCCTTGCCGTCGAGGTCCGTGTACGCCGCCAGCTCCGAGGGCGGGAACGCCGCGTCCACGGCGGCCTCCGGCGGCATCCTGTCCGCGGCGCAGGCCGGGTAGGTCCGCCCGGCCTGCGAGACGAACTCGGTGAGGTGGGTGTTGGCGACCGTGGTGTCGAGCCCCGGGCAGTCGGCACCGGGGAACGGGTCCATCCCGGACACGGGCTGGCGGTCCGCCTCGTCGGCGTAGCGGTCGACGAGCCAGGTCGACTCGCTGCGCGAGCGCAGCCGCTGCGAGCGCTGGGCGACCGATGACGTCCAGCAGGTCTCGGGCCGGACCCGCTTCGCCAGGGGCAGGTCGGCGTCGTCGGTGCCGCGGCACTGCAGCACCATGACCGGGTACTCCTGCAGGAGCCCCTTCTCGCCGTACGGGTTGCTCGCCCGGCCACCGCTCGGCGCTGCCCCGGTCCAGCTGATCGCGACGCGCTCGCGACCGCGGAGGTCGGTCGTCCGGTCGGCCCTGACCGTCATCCGGTAGGACGTGGACAGGGTGGCGTCGACACCTCCGTCGGCGTCGAGGACCTCGCGGGTGACGGTGCGCGTGCGGGAGTAGCCGCCCTCGGCGGCGGGTGCTGCCGCGCCGGCGGCCTCCGTGGTTCCGCCCGCGGAGGGCGCACCCGGCAGCAGCCCGAGCCCGACCGCCCCGACGGCGAGCGCCAGGGCGAGCCGGCGGCGGGCGCTCATCGGCCCGCCCCTGCTGCGCGGCGCCGGCGCAGGACCGACACGAAGAGCCCGGGCAGCACGACCAGGCCGATCAGCTCGATGACCGCCAGCCAGCCGAAGGTGCGGCTGTCCGCGGGACGGTCCGAGACGAGCAGCGGGTTGGCGTAGACCTCGCCGCCGGCCGTCGACCCGCCGGTGCTGCCGGCGGCGACGACCTCCCCGGTCTCCGGGTCGACCACCGGCGGGGCGTCACCGCTCGCCGGGGCGTCACCGGAGCCACCGGCGCCACCCGTGCCGCCCGTGCCCCCGGTCCCACCGGCTCCGGGCTCGTCCGTGGACGGCGCCCCGGTGCCGGTGCCCGTGGTGCACGGGCCCTGGCCGTCCTTGTCGCACGCCGCCGGCTGTGGCGCCTTGTCGGCCAGCACGTTGTGGTTGAGGTTCTTGCCGTCGAAGGTCGGGTTGTTGCAGCTCTTCACGTCCCGGTTGGTCAGCACGACGGCGGGATCCGCCGCCTTCAGCTTCTTGACCTGCGTGAACCCGGCGGAGACGAGGTTGAGGGTCAACGGCGAGTAGCCGTAGTCGCCCGCGTCGCCCTGGCCCGCGCACAGCGAGTGGTAGAGGAAGTCGGCGAGCGTCTGGCGCTTCGCCGTGGTCATCCGCGGGTCGTCGGCACTGGTCGGGATGATCATGTACGAGTACGACGACAGCGGGTAGGCCCGCGGGTCCGGGTTGCGGTAGACCGCGTCCAGCACCTGCGTCAGCGTGGCCGGGTCGATCTTCGCCCTCGTCAGCGCGACCGCCACGTTGAAGGTCGTCGGCTCCACGTAGTAGCCCGCCTTGTTGCTGACCTTCACGACCGGGTAGCCGGCGTTCTTCGGATAGGCGTACTCGACGTACCCGATCGTGCCGTTGCCGGCGAAGCCCTTGATCGTGTTCATGACCTGGTCGGAGCCGGCCTGCGCGATCTGCCGGCCCTTCTTCGGGAAGTACGACGTCAGGCCGCTCTTGCCGAAGTAGGGGCGCCAGATCGAGGGGTACTCCGCGTCCATCCAGCGGGTGAACTGGGCCGTCGTGCCCGAGCCGTCCGAGCGCACCACGGGCGTGATCGGGATCTTCGGGAACTTGCGTCCGTTGTTGTCCCGCGTGATCTGCGCGTCGTCCCAGCTGGTGATCTGGTTGGTGAAGATCTTGGCGACCGTCTCCCCCGAGAGGCGGAGGTTGCGCACCTGCTGGGTGCCGATCTTGAGCTGGTAGGTGAACGAGGTGCCACCGGCCACGATCGGCAGGTAGGCGTAGTCGCGGTCGCTCTTGTCGGCCTGGCCGCTCTTCTCGTCGACGCCCTGGTAGGGGATCTCGGAGATCGCGTAGTCGACGGTGCCGTCGGCGAACGCCTTGCGGCCCGCGCTCGAGCCGACGCCGCTGTAGACGACCTTCATGCCCTTGCTGTCGACGTCGCCGATCCACTTGTCGACGATGAGCTTCGACCAGGTCGAGCCCTTCCCCTCGATGGTCGCGTACGCCGCCGCACGCGACGCGACGCCGTCGCGCGGCGTCTCCTCGGGGACGCTCGCCGCGGCCGTGCCGGCGAGGACGGACAGGAGTCCGAGGCCGGCGAGGATCGCGAGCGTCGTACTGCGGGCGCGGGACATCATGAGCTGCTCCGGGACGTGGGGATCTTGCGGACGGCGGTGCCGAGCGCGCGGACGAACGGTCGGACGAGGCCGCGCCGGTTGCCGCCGGCGGGTCGGGCGACAAGGCGGGCGATGACGAACAGCACGAGGACGAGGACCATCAGCACCGCGGCGGCACCGAACGCGCGGTCGATCAGCGCCGGCTCCCCGCTGCGGGCGCCGTTGTAGATGTAGAGCGGCAGCGAGTTCATGGCGCCCTCGAAGGGGTTGGTGACCAGGAAGTTGGCCGCCCCCGACGTGAGCAGGACGGGACTGGTCTCACCGATGCCGCGCGCGACGCCCAGGATCACCGCCGTCGCCAGGCCCGGTCGGGCGGTCGGCAGCACCACGTGCCACACGGTGCGCCAGCGGCTGGCGCCGAGCGCCAGGCTGGCCTCGCGCAGGGTGCCCGGCACGACGCGGAGCACGACGTCCGCGGCGCGGGCGATGATCGGCAGCATCATGACCGCGATCGCCATGCCGGCCGCGAACCCGGAGGGCGGGAAGCCGAGGGTCAGGATCAGCACGGCGTAGACGAACAGGCCGGCCACGATCGAGGGCAGCGCCGTCATCGCCTCGACGACGGTGCGGACCACGCGGGAGAACCGGCCGCCGACCTCGGTCATGAAGACGGCGGTGCCGATGCCGAGCGGCAGCGTGATGACCAGCGCGATCCCCAGCTGGATCAGGGACCCGGTGATCGCGTGCGCGACGCCACCGGCGTCGAAGGACGCCTTCGGGTCGACGCCCGCCATGTCGTCGAGGAAGAAGTTGGTGTGCAGCAGGGCCCGCCAGCCGCGGAGGAAGACGAAGGTGATGGTCGAGACGAGCGCCGCCCCGACGACGAGCGCGCCACCGGTGATCACCGCTCCCGCGACGCGGTCCTTCACCTCGACCCAGGTCCCCGTCATGGTCGTGAGCAGCGCGGTCATCGCGACGCCGCCCACGAAGAGGACGATGAGGAACCACGGCAGGCCGGCGAGCGGCAGGAAGCGCTGGGTGATCAGCCAGGCGATCGCGACCGCGGCCACCCAGGCGCCGACGCGCACGAACAGCTCGTCCGCGTTGGGCGCGCCGATCGCGAGGCGCGGCACCGGCGGCGGCGCGTCGTCGTCGCGGACCGGCAGGTGGGTGCGGGGCGTGGTGGTCGACCGCGGCGTGCTGGTCGTCGTACTCGTGCTCATGCGTCGGCGTCCGCCCCGGACCGGCTGCGGTTGACGATCATCGCGGCGCAGGTGTTGACGACCAGGGTCAGCACGAAGAGCACGAACCCGGCCGCCAGTAGGGCCGACAGCTGCGAGGGGCTCGCCTCGCTGAACTGGATTGCGATCAGGGAGCTCACCGAGATGGCGCCGACCTCGAGCACGTTCCACTTGATCTCGAAGGCGGGCGAGATGATCAGCGCGACCGCGATGGTCTCCCCGAGGGCGCGGCCCAGGCCGAGCATCGTGCCGCCGATGATGCCGCCGCGGCCGAAGGGCAGCACGACGGACGTGATGACGCCCCACTTCGTCGCGCCCAGCGCCAGCGCCGCCTCCCGCTCCCCCGGCGGGGTCTGCGAGAAGACCTGCCGCATGACGGCGCACGCCATCGGCAGCACCATCATCGCGACGGGCACGGAGGCGCAGAACGAGCTGGCGATGTAGCGGGTGGTGTCCCACACCGGGCTGTCCGGGTCGGTGTCGCGGATCTCGAAGAAGGGCACCCAGCCGAAGTGGCGCTGCAGCCAGTACGACAGCTCCGCGACGTGCGGCATCATCAGGAAGAAGCCCCACAGGCCGTAGACGATCGACGGCACCGCCGCCATCAGGTCGACGAGGGACACCAGGAAGGGCTTGACCCGCGCCGGCGCGTACTCCGTGATGAACAACGCGGTCAGCAGGGCCAGCGGGAACGCGAAGACCATCGCCAGCAGGGCGATCGAGACCGTGCCCACGACGACGCCCGCGATGCCGAGCAGGTCGACCTCGGGCTCCCAGCGCGCGGTGGTGAGGAAGTCGATGCCGTAGTGGCGCAACGTCGGCACGGTCTGCACCGCGAGGAAGACGCCGACGCCGCCGGTGATGACGAGCACGGACGCGCCGATGACGCGGAAGACGTTGACGAAGACGGCGTCTCCGCCGGACGGCCTGCGCGAGATCCGGCGGGGCTCGGCTTCAGGCGCGCCCGGGTCCGAAAGGGGCAGGCTGGTCACTCATCGTCCTCGGTCGTGGCCCACCCGAGAAGGCCGGTCACACGGCGCGCGGGACCGCGCGACGAGAGGAACGGTGACGGCAGTGCGCGTCCGGACGGTGCGAGTCAGGTGAACGACGGCGGAACGCCAGCCCCGCTGCGGTTGAAATACCGCGGCCGGGATCCACCGGCCGGGTGTTTGCCCCGGACGCCAGGCGGAGCGACCGACCTTCGTGTCACGAACCCGCCGCCTGCCCGGCCTGGTCTGCGCCGCCGTCGGCGCCCTCCTTGCCGCGTGCGACGACGGGACGGTGGGCGGGAGCGCGGAGGAGCTCCCCTACGACCCCGGGTCGCACACGGGGACCGAACGCTCGTCCTTCAGCGAGCCCGCGGTCGTCGCCCACGTCGACGACGAGCAGCTCGGCAGCCTCGAGGTGACGCCGACATCGGCGGAGGAAGGCTCGATCGACGACTTCGACAGCGTGCGCGACGACCACGCCGATGCGGCCACCCTCGCCGCCTCCCGCGTGTATTACGTGCGCTTCCGGATCGAGTACGTCGATGGCGTGGCCGCCACCTTCGTGGCTCCCGGCTTCGGACTCGCGTCGGGGAGCACCGACCTCCCCGAACTCCACCCGACGACGTCCGGCGGTCCGTGCACGACGCCCGAGGTCACCGAGCCCTTCGGCCGGGGCTCACGCCTCGAGGGCTGCGTCCCGATCTTCCTGCCTGCCGACTCCGCGGAGCCCGACACCTTGACCTGGAGCGACTCGTTCGAGGGCGTGGTCGAGGTCCTCGCGCGTTGGCCGCTGCCCGGGACCGACTGACCGCGGGCCGAGCGGAGCGAGCGCCCGTGCGGTGAGCACGACGGACGAGGCGCTCGCGCCCGTTACCTGCAGTGTCGGCTTGCCGCCAGGCGGAGGCGGGACCTACGCAAGGCAACCGCGGCGCGGCAGCGCGGCGCCCGCGGCACAGCCGCGTCGTGCGAAGCCCGCGGGCCGAGCGGAGCGAGCGCCCGTGCGGCGAGCACGACGGGCGAGGCGCTCGCGCCATCTAACGGTGGTAGTTGGGGGCCTCGACGGTCATCTCGATGTCGTGCGGGTGGCTCTCCTTGAGCGAGGCCGAGGTGATCCGGATGAACCGGCCCTTGTCCTGCAGCTCGGGGATGGTCCGCGCGCCGACGTAGAACATCGACTGCGACAGGCCGCCGAGCAGCTGGTGGGCGACGCCGGCGAGCGGGCCCTTGTAGGCGACCCGGCCCTCGATGCCCTCGGGGACGATCTTGTCGTCGCTGGTGACCTCGGCCTGGAAGTAGCGGTCCTTGGAGTAGGACTTCTTGCCGCGCGAGGACATCGCGCCGAGCGATCCCATGCCGCGGTAGGCCTTGTACTGCTTGCCCTGGTGGAAGACCACCTCGCCCGGCGACTCCTCGCAGCCGGCGAGCATGGAGCCGATCATGACGGACTCGGCGCCGGCGACGATCGCCTTGGCGATGTCGCCGGACTGCTGCAGGCCGCCGTCGGCGATGACCGGCACGCCCGCGGGCTTCGCGGCGAGGGACGCCTCGTAGACCGCGGTCACCTGGGGTACGCCGCAGCCGGTGACGACGCGCGTCGTACAGATGGAGCCCGGGCCGAAGCCGACCTTGACCGCGTCGGCGCCGGCGTCGACGAAGGCCTGGGCGCCCTCGCGGGTGGCGACGTTGCCGCCGATCACCTGGACGTGCTTCGTGGCGGGGTCGGACTTGAGCCGGCGGACCATGTCGAGCAGCAGGGTGACGTGGCCGTGCGCGGTGTCGGCGACGAGCACGTCGACGCCGGCCTCGATCAGGCCGGTGGCCCGCTCCCAGGCGTCGCCGAAGTAGCCGATCGCGGCGCCGACCATCAGGCGGCCGTCGCCGTCCTTGGAGGCCAGCGGGAACTGCTCGGACTTCACGAAGTCCTTGACCGTGATCAGGCCGCCGAGGCGGCCCTCGGCGTCGACCAGCGGGAGGCGCTCACGCTTGTGCTTGCGCAGCAGCGCGGTCGCCTCGTCACGGCTGATGCCGACGCCACCGGTGACCAGCGGCATGGGGGTCATCACCTCGTCGACCTTGGTGGTCGCCCACTCCGCGACGGGCGTGAAGCGCAGGTCGCGGTTGGTGCAGATGCCGAGGAGGCGGTTGTCGGCGTCGACCACGGGGAGGCCGGAGACGCGGTACTCGCCGCAGATCCGGTCGAGGTCCTCGAGCGTCGCGTCGGGGCCGATGGTGACCGGGTTGGAGATGATCCCGGTCTGGGTCCGCTTGACGAGGTCGACCTGGTAGGCCTGCTCCTCCGCGGACAGGTTGCGGTGCAGGATGCCGATGCCGCCCTGGCGGGCCATCGCGATCGCCATCCGCGACTCGGTCACGGTGTCCATCGCGGCGCTGATCAGCGGCGACCTCAGCGAGATCTCACGCGTCAACCGCGAGGTGGTGTCGATGTCGTCCGGCGCCAGGTCGCTATGACCCGGGAGCAGGAGGACGTCGTCGTAGGTGAGACCGAGCGCTGCGAACTTGTCAGGGACCTCCACCACACCATCGTAGTGCGTGATCCGGCTCACCCCCTTGGCCGGTGCCCACTTGTCCGGGAGGCTGGGGCCGTGAGCAACGAGCTTCCCCCACACGTCCTCGTCCTCTTCGGCGCGACCGGCGACCTCGCCGCCCGCAAGCTCTTCCCCGGCCTCTACCGGCTGGCTGCCGCGGGACGGCTGCCGGAGCACTTCGCGGTGATCGGCAGTGGGCGCCACTCCCCCGGCTCCGACGACGAGTTCCGGGGCCAGGTCCGGGCCGCGCTGGACGAGTTCGTCGGCGACGTGGACGCCGAGGTGGCCGACCGGCTGCTCGAGCGGACCACCTTCGTGACCTCCTCCGCCGACGACGGCAGCGCGCTGGCCCAGGCGGTCCGCGACGCGGAGGACCGGCTGCTCGACGAGGGCCACTGCCTGCTCGGCGACGTGCGGCGGCTGCTCTACCTCTCGGTCCCGCCCGGCGCAGTCAAGGGCATGGTCGGGATGCTCGACCGCGAGGACCTCGTCGCCCGCTCGCGCCTCGTCGCCGAGAAGCCCTTCGGCACGGACCTCGCGACCGCCCGCGAGCTGCACGCGGTCCTGTGCTCGGCGTTCGCCGAGGACCAGGTGTTCCGGATCGACCACTTCCTCGGCAAGGAGGCGGTGCAGAACATCCTCGCCCTCCGCTTCGCCAACGGCCTGTTCGAGCCCGCGTGGAACCGCCACTCGATCGAGTCGGTGCAGATCGACGTGCCCGAGAAGCTCACGGTCGAGGGCCGCGGCAGCTTCTACGAGGGCACCGGCTGCCTCAAGGACATGGTGACCACCCACCTCGCGCAGCTGCTCGGGTTCGTCGCGCTCGAGGACCCGCACGCGTTCCGTGCGTCGGCGATCCGGGCGGCGAAGGCGGCGACCTTCTCCGCCGTACGGCCCATCGACCCCGAGCGCGTCGTCTTCGGCCAGTACGACGGCTACCGGGAGGAGCCCGACGTCGCGTCCGACTCCGAGGTGGAGACCTTCGTCGCGGCCGAGGTCTGGATCGACAACGACCGCTGGCGCGACGTGCCCTTCTACCTGCGCACCGGCAAGGCGATGGCCGACGGGCGGCGCACGATCACCGTCCGGTTCCGCGACCCGCGCCACCGCTGGCTCAAGCCGGAGGGCGGCGGCAACCCCGAGCCCAACGAGCTGGTCATCGAGCTCGCCGACCAGCCGCGGATCGCGATCGACGTGCGGGCCAAGCGCCCGGGTCCGGACATGGCGCTGGTCGAGGGCGTCTTCCGGCTCGACCTCGTCGGCGACGCGCCGGGCTCCGACCCGCTCG
Above is a genomic segment from Nocardioides aromaticivorans containing:
- the guaB gene encoding IMP dehydrogenase, encoding MEVPDKFAALGLTYDDVLLLPGHSDLAPDDIDTTSRLTREISLRSPLISAAMDTVTESRMAIAMARQGGIGILHRNLSAEEQAYQVDLVKRTQTGIISNPVTIGPDATLEDLDRICGEYRVSGLPVVDADNRLLGICTNRDLRFTPVAEWATTKVDEVMTPMPLVTGGVGISRDEATALLRKHKRERLPLVDAEGRLGGLITVKDFVKSEQFPLASKDGDGRLMVGAAIGYFGDAWERATGLIEAGVDVLVADTAHGHVTLLLDMVRRLKSDPATKHVQVIGGNVATREGAQAFVDAGADAVKVGFGPGSICTTRVVTGCGVPQVTAVYEASLAAKPAGVPVIADGGLQQSGDIAKAIVAGAESVMIGSMLAGCEESPGEVVFHQGKQYKAYRGMGSLGAMSSRGKKSYSKDRYFQAEVTSDDKIVPEGIEGRVAYKGPLAGVAHQLLGGLSQSMFYVGARTIPELQDKGRFIRITSASLKESHPHDIEMTVEAPNYHR
- the zwf gene encoding glucose-6-phosphate dehydrogenase — its product is MSNELPPHVLVLFGATGDLAARKLFPGLYRLAAAGRLPEHFAVIGSGRHSPGSDDEFRGQVRAALDEFVGDVDAEVADRLLERTTFVTSSADDGSALAQAVRDAEDRLLDEGHCLLGDVRRLLYLSVPPGAVKGMVGMLDREDLVARSRLVAEKPFGTDLATARELHAVLCSAFAEDQVFRIDHFLGKEAVQNILALRFANGLFEPAWNRHSIESVQIDVPEKLTVEGRGSFYEGTGCLKDMVTTHLAQLLGFVALEDPHAFRASAIRAAKAATFSAVRPIDPERVVFGQYDGYREEPDVASDSEVETFVAAEVWIDNDRWRDVPFYLRTGKAMADGRRTITVRFRDPRHRWLKPEGGGNPEPNELVIELADQPRIAIDVRAKRPGPDMALVEGVFRLDLVGDAPGSDPLEAYERLLLDVMRGDRTLFISSEEVDRLWEIFQPVLDRRPRTQPYEQGTWGPAAALDLPIGGWRLGNHPPDPSLGHAPAHQG